The Pseudophaeobacter arcticus DSM 23566 genome contains the following window.
GTGGTAATCCTGCCAAATATTATTGATACACCACAAGGATGGCCTCCATGGATCGAATTGACAGCAGCCTTGTCGCTCTGCGCCGCATTCTGCGCACGACCGAGATGTTCGGGCGGGAGTTGGCGCAGTCGGCAGGCTTGACTGCGGTCCAGTTCCGCGTGCTGCAAGTTGTGGCCGAAACGGGTCAGACCACAGGCAAGGCAATCTCCACCCGGATGCGGGTGAGCCAGGCCACAATCACGGCCCTTGTCGACAAGCTGGTGGCGCAAGGGATGGTCATGCGTGAAAAATCGCAAGCCGATCGCCGGCAAACCAATATCATCATTACCGAACATGGCCGCCGCACGATTGAAAATGCGCCGGACCCGCTGCAACAACGCTATGTGCGCCGCTTCAAGGAAATGGAGCAGTGGGAACAGGCAATGCTGCTTGCATCACTGGAGCGCGTCGCCACGATGTTGGATGCTGAAGAGCTTGACGCCGCGCCAGTGCTGGATGCCGGTGATCTGCGGCAATAGGGCGACAATAAATGTGGCAAAGCGCTGAATGACCGCCGGTCATGCGGGCGCACGTGCCAAGAATAAAGCATGCCCGCAGCGGCTAAGATCACGCATGACATTTCACCATCGACGCGACTGCGCGACCCCCTTCCGATCCTATGGCAGGTGTTTACTTGCCCAGAGCAGGTGCGGCTCACGCCGCGTGTGAACCCCTTACGCCTAACAATTCAATTGAAATGATTAGCACTGTCGAAGTAGTGACTCACCTTGCCCATGAGGCAAAAAGCATTCGCCACAGGCATTTTGCATGAATTCTGACTGTGGAGCGCCGCCTATTTGGGTATTTTGGGGTTCGGGTTGACGTTCTAACCATCGCGCACTACTTAGCTTAGCTAATAAACGAGAGGTTAGACCCATGCCGAAAGATATCGAAAACTCCGCAACGCAGATGCCGCATCTGCGCAAACCCGATACGACGGATGGGGCCGACATCTGGGCGCTGGTAAAAGCCTGCAAGCCGCTCGACGAAAATTCGATGTACTGCAATCTGGTTCAGGCCGACCATTTCCGCGACACCTGTGTCGTCGCCGAAATGGATGGCGAGATCGTTGGCTGGATATCAGGACACATGATTCCCGCGCGCGATGAGCTTTTCGTCTGGCAAGTGGCGGTCAGCCCCAAGGCGCGTGGCCTCGGACTTGGCCGCACCATGCTGCGCGAGCTGATCGAACGCGACGCTTGCGATGCGGCGACGCATCTCAAGACCACCATCACCAAAGACAACGACGCATCATGGTCGCTGTTTCGCAGTCTGGCCCGAGATATCGGCGGCGAACTCACTGATGCACCGCACTTCGAATGTGAAACGCATTTCGAAGGGCTCCACGATACCGAACACATGGTGACAGTCACGCTGCCCGCCCCAGAGGCGATGGCCCGCGCTGCCTGAACCATTTTCCCCGTAATAAATCAAATAGGACGTTTCATGACTTCGGATATGATCGACTTCTCTACTATCTTTGATCGCCGCGAAAGCGCCGTGCGCTCTTATTGCCGCGGAATGCCCGCAATGTTTCAAAGTGCCAGCGGCTCGGAACTGAAAGATGCCGACGGGCGCAGCTGGATCGATTTCCTTGCCGGATGTTCATCGCTGAACTATGGCCATAACGACCCGGATATGAAGGCGGCGCTGATCGACCACATTGCGGGCGACGGCATCGCCCATGGTCTTGATCTCCACACCGGGGCCAAAGGAAGCTTTCTCGCCGCCTTCGAACGGCACATTCTGGCCCCCCGTGATATGGACCACCGGGTGATGTTCACCGGCCCCACCGGGGCCAACGCCGTCGAAGCGGCGATGAAGATCGCACGAAAGGTTACCGGGCGCACCAACATCATCGCCTTTACCAACGGGTTTCACGGTGTCACGGCAGGGGCCTTGGCCGCGACCGGAAATTCCTACCACCGGGGGGGCGCGGGCATGATGCTCAATGGCGTGACACGCCTGCCCTATGACGGATATATCGCAGGTCAGTCGGACACGGCGGATTATCTGGAGGCCATGCTTGATGACCGCTCCAGCGGGCTCGACGCGCCCGCAGCAATTATCCTTGAAACCGTGCAGGGCGAAGGCGGGCTGAACGTCGCCCGTCCCGAATGGGTCCGGCGCATCGCCAAACTGGCCAAAAAGCATGGGGCCCTGTTGATCATCGACGATATTCAGGCCGGCTGTGGCCGTTGCGGGACGTTCTTTTCCTTCGAGGAGATGGGCGTGACCCCGGACATCGTGACCATGGCGAAATCACTTTCGGGATTTGGCCTGCCGATGGCCTTGGTGCTGGTGCGGCCAGAATATGATGTCTTTGAGCCGGCCGAGCACAACGGCACGTTTCGCGGCAACACTCACGCCTTTGTCACCGCACGCGTCGCGATCGAAAAATTCTGGGCCGACGAGACGTTCCAGAACGAGCTGACACAAAAGTCCGATCTGATCCACGATGCGCTGTCCGATCTGGCGGCGCTCATCCCCGGTGCCAAACTCAAGGGCCGCGGCCTGATGCAGGGGGTCGATGTCGGCTCGGGCAAGTTGGCAGGCGACATTTGCGCGCGCGCCTATGACAAGGGACTGGTGATAGAAACCTCTGGCAACGAGGATCAGGTCGTCAAAGTGCTTGCACCGCTGACAACGTCACCTGAAACCTTTGGCCAGGGCTTTGACATCCTGCTCGAAGCTGCACGTGAGACGCTGACCGAAACGACCAATATAGCTGCGGAGTAAAAGACATGATTGTCAGAGACTTTAACAAAATTGTCGAAAACGAACCTGATCGCGTGGTTTCGGATGCAAGCTGGACCTCGGTGCGGTTGCTGCTGGCGGATGACGGAATGGGATTTTCCTTTCACATCACGACGCTGGATGCGGGGTCCGAACATACTTTCGAATACAAGAACCACTTTGAAAGCGTCTATTGCATGCGGGGCAAGGGGTCGATCACCGACCTCGCCACCGGCGAAACCCACAAGATTGTGCCGGGGGTGATGTATGCGCTAAACGATCATGACCGCCATATCCTGCGCGCAGAGGAAGAACTGGTCATGGCCTGCTGCTTTAATCCGCCCGTCACCGGCACCGAAGTGCACCGCGAAGACGGGTCTTACGCAGCCGCCGACGAGGCCTGATATGAGCCACACAGTTGAGAAAATCGGCGGGACATCAATGTCCCGTCTGGATGAACTGCGCGATACCCTCTTCATCGGGGGCCGCGAAGGGGCTGACCTGTACGGGCGCGTGTTTGTGGTGTCGGCATTTGGCGGCATCACGGATCTTCTACTGGAGCACAAGAAAACCGGTGCGCCGGGGGTCTATGCCTATTTCGCCAATGACGATACCAACCATGGTTGGCACGATCAGCTCGACTCTGTGGCCGAAGCCATGAAAAAAGCGCATGGCCGCATTCTCAGCCATTCCGCAGATCTTCAACAGGCAGATGCCTTTGTCGATGAACGCCTGCACGGCGCGCGCGGCTGTCTGATTGACCTGCAGCGGCTGTGCTCATACGGCCATTTCCGTCTGGCAGAGCACATGGCCCAGACCCGCGAACTGCTCTCGGGGTTGGGCGAGGCGCATTCGGCTTTTGTCAGCATGCTGTTGCTGCAACGTGCGGGCGTGAATGCGCGGTTCGTCGATCTGTCGGGCTGGCGCGACGAGGGCGACGTGACCTTGAACGAAAGGATCGCCAAGGCCTTTGAGGGCGTGGATCCTAGCACCGAGATGCCGATCGTGACCGGCTATGCGCAATGCGCCGAAGGGTTGATGGGGGAATATGACCGGGGTTATTCCGAGGTGACGTTTTCGCGGCTGGCGGCACAGACTGGCGCACGCGAGGCGATCATCCACAAGGAATTCCATTTGTCGTCCTGCGATCCAAAGCTGGTTGGGGAAGGAACGGTTCGCAAGCTCGGCCGGACAAATTACGACGTCGCCGACCAACTGTCGAACATGGGGATGGAAGCAATCCACCCCAAAGCCGCAAAAGTATTGCGTCAGGCCAAAGTCCCGCTGCGCGTCACCAACGCGTTCGAGCCAGAGGATCCGGGCACGCTGATCGACGATCAACCCGCTGAGGAACCGGGTGTCGAAATCATCACGGGTCTTGAAATCGTGACACTTGAAGTGTTTGAACAGGACATGGTCGGAGTGAAAGGCTATGACGCCACGATCCTCGAGGTCCTAAAGCGCCACAATGTCCCGATCGTGTCAAAGGTGTCGAACGCCAACACCATCACGCATTATCTCGACACCTCGCTCAAAAACATGCGCCGGATCGAAAAAGATCTCACGACGCATTATCCTTCGGCCGATATCACCACGCGCCGGTTGGCCATGGTGTCAGCGATTGGCCGCGACCTGACGTCCCTATCGGTGTTGTTGCGCGGACTGCGGGCGCTGGAGGAGGCAGGTCTCGAAGTGGTGGGCGCCAGCCAAGGTCCAAGAAGTGTCGATGTGCAGTTTGTTCTTGATCAGGACGCGTTGAAACCTGCGATCCAGAGCTTGCATGCAGAGTTGATCGAAAAGCATGAGCCACGCCTAAAACGCGCGGCCTGATACGCGTTTCAGACCTCTCGAATTGACGGGGCCTTTCAATGCGCGGATAGGCCCTGTCGCAGATCTTGAAGGGAATGAGGTCCGCATCCGCCCGATCCGACGCCATGCCGCGCATGTCGGCCGTGCCCATCATCATTTTATCGGGCACATTGCACCACCGCGTGCTCTCACTTCGCCCGATTCATCCGTGACGGCCTACCTTGGCCCATCGTTGCGATGCGCCGCCGAGCAAAAGCCCAAAAGACAGCCGGAACCCATGAAAACACGGCGCACTGCGTGGCCGAACCACCTTGGCACGCCGGTGTTGGATCACATCTTGCGCGTCCGCTGCAGTCCCGGGCAACAGAAGAGGCGGTGGAAACTGCGCGGGCCGCAACAGGGCGCGCGAGCGACACAGGCAAATTGCCGTCACCGGCCCTGCCGGACCTCACAGAAAAGATGGCGGCGCACCGCCCGCGTCCACCGCCGCGCAGGAGAATCTGATCCAGCTGCGCCGCCACACCTGCGGAGCGTGTTAGCTCAAAATCGAGCGGCGCAGCCGTCTGGTCACTGAACGAAGGCGTCCCGATTCTCGGTGACAAAATCGCGGAAGCTGCGCGCCGGACGTCCGAGCACATCACTGACCGTGGTTTCAATGCCTCCGAGGTATCCCTTGGGCGCGATCGAGGCCAGTTCCACCATCGCGGCGGCGACTTCGTCCTGCATTCCGCCCGCGACCATGGCCGCCTTGGCCTCATCGGCGGACAGGGTCACCGAAGTAATGGGTTTGCCGGTCACCTCGGACAGAACCGCCGCGATCTCGTCGCCGGTGAGCGCTTCGGGGCCGGTCACGCCATAGCCCTTGCCCGCGTGATCCGTACCGGTCAACGCCTCGGCGGCGACATCGGCGATATCACGGGCGTCGATCCAGGACACGGGTCCGCCCAGATCGTCGTAATACACCCCATTCTTTGCAATACTATCGGCCTGCCACATCAGGTTTTGAATGAAATAGGTCGGCTGCACAAAGGTCCAGTCAAGGCC
Protein-coding sequences here:
- a CDS encoding MarR family winged helix-turn-helix transcriptional regulator gives rise to the protein MDRIDSSLVALRRILRTTEMFGRELAQSAGLTAVQFRVLQVVAETGQTTGKAISTRMRVSQATITALVDKLVAQGMVMREKSQADRRQTNIIITEHGRRTIENAPDPLQQRYVRRFKEMEQWEQAMLLASLERVATMLDAEELDAAPVLDAGDLRQ
- the ectA gene encoding diaminobutyrate acetyltransferase; this translates as MPKDIENSATQMPHLRKPDTTDGADIWALVKACKPLDENSMYCNLVQADHFRDTCVVAEMDGEIVGWISGHMIPARDELFVWQVAVSPKARGLGLGRTMLRELIERDACDAATHLKTTITKDNDASWSLFRSLARDIGGELTDAPHFECETHFEGLHDTEHMVTVTLPAPEAMARAA
- the ectB gene encoding diaminobutyrate--2-oxoglutarate transaminase; protein product: MTSDMIDFSTIFDRRESAVRSYCRGMPAMFQSASGSELKDADGRSWIDFLAGCSSLNYGHNDPDMKAALIDHIAGDGIAHGLDLHTGAKGSFLAAFERHILAPRDMDHRVMFTGPTGANAVEAAMKIARKVTGRTNIIAFTNGFHGVTAGALAATGNSYHRGGAGMMLNGVTRLPYDGYIAGQSDTADYLEAMLDDRSSGLDAPAAIILETVQGEGGLNVARPEWVRRIAKLAKKHGALLIIDDIQAGCGRCGTFFSFEEMGVTPDIVTMAKSLSGFGLPMALVLVRPEYDVFEPAEHNGTFRGNTHAFVTARVAIEKFWADETFQNELTQKSDLIHDALSDLAALIPGAKLKGRGLMQGVDVGSGKLAGDICARAYDKGLVIETSGNEDQVVKVLAPLTTSPETFGQGFDILLEAARETLTETTNIAAE
- a CDS encoding ectoine synthase yields the protein MIVRDFNKIVENEPDRVVSDASWTSVRLLLADDGMGFSFHITTLDAGSEHTFEYKNHFESVYCMRGKGSITDLATGETHKIVPGVMYALNDHDRHILRAEEELVMACCFNPPVTGTEVHREDGSYAAADEA
- a CDS encoding aspartate kinase, whose protein sequence is MSHTVEKIGGTSMSRLDELRDTLFIGGREGADLYGRVFVVSAFGGITDLLLEHKKTGAPGVYAYFANDDTNHGWHDQLDSVAEAMKKAHGRILSHSADLQQADAFVDERLHGARGCLIDLQRLCSYGHFRLAEHMAQTRELLSGLGEAHSAFVSMLLLQRAGVNARFVDLSGWRDEGDVTLNERIAKAFEGVDPSTEMPIVTGYAQCAEGLMGEYDRGYSEVTFSRLAAQTGAREAIIHKEFHLSSCDPKLVGEGTVRKLGRTNYDVADQLSNMGMEAIHPKAAKVLRQAKVPLRVTNAFEPEDPGTLIDDQPAEEPGVEIITGLEIVTLEVFEQDMVGVKGYDATILEVLKRHNVPIVSKVSNANTITHYLDTSLKNMRRIEKDLTTHYPSADITTRRLAMVSAIGRDLTSLSVLLRGLRALEEAGLEVVGASQGPRSVDVQFVLDQDALKPAIQSLHAELIEKHEPRLKRAA
- a CDS encoding SDR family oxidoreductase, which translates into the protein MITVFGATGTTGAPLVETLLAKGADVRAVTSDPAKIDGLKAKGCEAVTASFTDPAALEQACAGAEKIYLVTPAHLDMRQWKANAIAAAKAAGVKHVVLATGLGASPKAGLTFGKWHSESQELLKESGLDWTFVQPTYFIQNLMWQADSIAKNGVYYDDLGGPVSWIDARDIADVAAEALTGTDHAGKGYGVTGPEALTGDEIAAVLSEVTGKPITSVTLSADEAKAAMVAGGMQDEVAAAMVELASIAPKGYLGGIETTVSDVLGRPARSFRDFVTENRDAFVQ